A window of the Zootoca vivipara chromosome 14, rZooViv1.1, whole genome shotgun sequence genome harbors these coding sequences:
- the STRC gene encoding stereocilin: protein MAPFFWGLWGLFLLTHPLPGAAGEPSRNLRQGLAGLLTPPGEQRQGGSVSPGPSPGSAHQQHMHRLVHPLLLSLESLWGRHPPSPQARSPESCLSSFLHNISLYLQGEEEQEAPESWESLLLPLLLPPPQAEKLLSPASSGHRLLQDILFSWRRGSRHWDGWLSFTQDLLSLLLSWAQDPPQHLHGQQGWEVLSNLMEALGQAVLSGLLGSQGSLCPPTGQSGCQANASWLGQLLRLFEGTGWTAFLHIRPAGFAPTDGQQKPFGLVPATPRELPPGNRSAPSLSKTLYRTEQPGTGGKVQEPAGGSEGNILWEALEELRQRLWQRAGPTLVTSFRRRVLHVTGLLAAEASEAVGVPQPDPDGKCSVGSLQQLLLWGIRHNISWDTLRVDLASKASFPWPPVVPSCLLPAGEGHRVSETLPPAPRRAFPDPPSQAEVLEAACNESIPGLPGISNFTIYLYCTLFNGSKEPHRPPPDLEALCSSTTWYFSSIEGDPVWIRACKEYFPQQFNSTVCSNASVLLHLGPHQELVEELCANLSMPFQPSRCSEALNRPLLGREDFWTCLSLESQTLWTQNLCSSSSLREVSDATRQWMGTLCHSPLAQGAGLNTSLRQSMEVPACGARAWSPQALHNTSFLAQCGDAHLQSFQELVCSNESLLEALQLAHPWVLVHCLAVEQDRSCSLPWLPGVLPLPPQLCQDAPAFLMALVSQLARCKEPSHSSSQWAPSAGYLLRLLDFLLASPALGEVGQEGARQQLGQALLLSSLLGNSSFGTSLQANFSLSILEDVSQFLQEGELDPATKEDLLNCFGPLLWNLLEREENISALEFFIQEYLQMPHKVVQRLLWSVEGETTQRFLALLHRSWDHLQMKVPLWDERAVESLAAQLLSKFPQLTPQLFLHLSHFVPFMAASDILRLPSALLANDSVLAIISSQSARMTLAQKRALVQRLLQAEHLLGEVPSWPPEFLHSLQPLLPHLPLGHFLQLTQQQIQSLVNGWQEAELGLAQGRHVARSLLNRSHESTEEQVGRLGALTCFLSIGDLRLISPLQDPWGPIEKHLLECVARGVVDPHGQLAHALAELLPSSVGSHELQSWRGLVPAMGVEFLRGLSESQVGAILPELQAAQLSRAQALLLLSQALRMENVSITQKVTLSGAEPLCSLLAGLGPQSLEVAVAAVLARGCACVGPTLPHLSGAQKAGLLQALQRHGPESPVLSAHLDCLLPAVPLKLLQVDTQALLGRSSWHRKAPWSPQQAQFLWQSIEASANMTGDLIWALGHLAMGLSCTSLQTFEAGADFLAVLEALYSQDLHLPWSLKGCIWEEIQRRPSLSTTELLGLGPQFLMDLPTHLLDKLPGKSFLLILDYVRSHPRNLLVLPPPRRAALARHSLQALLQRSQGEADISVEILTLLGPLVGFLELDNLVHANPANLLQHLDELRETCLDNGVAEVVGQLLMADGALGDPVHWSQVELEQLGHLVFRLPPESIQQIPQAVLSKDLVEQLLQSQKLWEESEQGRLCDPQGPGGGLQAQKEALLIAHPHPCWTLCAEPVPSCSDIRASFPSAWSATQISAMELDQFHDCLSLISQDLALRPYQRQAALSKAKQVLGPTWAMGAVEMLQLGFLALQLSEEELQELEIPDWGALSVLGALEGWTERQMQAVVGSLLAKQHKVSAENLALLDLVSLGHLLCGLQVAEIRQLNSQEFSKAASFLGLLHLSCSEEKLDALAWLLVTPSAFGPVAMWGPGIFTEIGTLAAGLPDIVLSSLVPEQLRALTPVAVALIPAPKFAVVFSPAQLLSLTSPQASAVTAQQYGLLSPRQRWALELAQCEGEPCQGHRSMCHPCLDPCMPHHGHCPHWHATSQLCAAPPVTLGSSSSTGRSGSGLRPAVLLLLPSCCLLLTFGPPLALQ from the exons ATGGCCCCTTTCTTCTGGGGCCTCTGGGGGCTCTTCTTGCTGACGCATCCTCTGCCAG GGGCAGCGGGGGAGCCGAGCAGGAACCTGCGACAGGGTTTGGCAGGGCTATTGACACCTCCCGGAGAGCAGCGCCAAGGGGGCTCTGTTTCTCCCGGGCCCAGCCCAGGCTCGGCACATCAGCAGCACATGCACCGCTTAGTGCATCCCCTTCTCCTCAGCCTGGAGTCCCTGTGGGGCAGGcatcctccctctccccaggccCGGAGCCCTGAATCCTGCCTGTCCAGCTTCCTCCACAACATCTCTCTGTACCTCCAGggcgaggaggagcaggaagcccCGGAGTCCTGGGagagcctcctgctgccactgctgctgccaccacctcaGGCCGAGAAGCTGCTCTCACCAGCATCCTCTGGACACCGGCTCCTCCAAGACATCCTCTTTTCCTGGCGGCGAGGCAGCCGGCATTGGGATGGGTGGCTGAGCTTTACCCAGGACTTGCTGAGCCTCCTCCTCAGTTGGGCCCAAGACCCCCCACAGCACCTCCATGGGCAGCAGGGCTGGGAGGTTCTCAGCAACCTGATGGAAGCCCTGGGCCAGGCTGTCCTCTCTGGGTTGCTTGGCTCAcaggggtccctttgccccccaacAGGGCAGAGTGGGTGCCAAGCGAATGCCAGTTGGCTGGGGCAACTACTGCGGCTCTTTGAGGGCACTGGCTGGACAGCCTTCCTGCACATTCGCCCAGCAGGCTTCGCCCCCACCGATGGCCAGCAGAAGCCCTTTGGCCTGGTCCCCGCGACCCCCCGAGAGCTGCCCCCTGGCAACCGCAGTGCCCCCAGCCTCTCAAAAACCCTCTACCGGACAGAGCAGCCAGGCACGGGCGGGAAAGTGCAGGAACCGGCAGGAGGCTCTGAGGGCAACATCTTGTGGGAGGCGCTGGAGGAGCTGAGGCAGAGACTGTGGCAAAGGGCAGGCCCAACCCTCGTCACCAGCTTCCGAAGGAGGGTCTTGCATGTGACGGGCCTGCTGGCAGCTGAGGCTTCAGAGGCAGTGGGGGTCCCCCAGCCTGACCCAGATGGGAAGTGCTCCgtag GAagtctgcagcagctgctgctgtg GGGAATCAGACACAACATCAGCTGGGACACCCTGCGTGTGGACTTGGCCTCCAAGGCCTCCTTCCCATGGCCTCCTGTGGTGCCCAGTTGCTTGCTGCCTGCTGGGGAAGGGCACAGGGTGAGCGAGaccctccctccagccccccgGAGAGCATTTCCTGATCCCCCCTCCCAGGCAGAAGTCCTGGAGGCCGCCTGCAACGAGAGCATCCCCGGCTTGCCAGGAATCTCCAACTTCACCATCTACTTGTATTGCACCCTCTTCAATGGTTCCAAAGAGCCCCACCGGCCCCCACCAGACCTGGAGGCCTTGTGTTCCAGCACCACCTGGTACTTCTCCTCCATCGAGGGCGACCCGGTCTGGATACGAGCCTGCAAGGAGTACTTCCCCCAGCAGTTCAACAGCACAGTGTGTAGCAATGCCTCTGTCCTCTTGCACCTTGGGCCCCACCAGGAGCTTGTGGAGGAGCTCTGTGCCAACCTCTCCATGCCCTTCCAGCCCAGCCGTTGCTCAGAGGCTCTGAACAGGCCTCTGCTCGGCCGGGAGGACTTCTGGACCTGCCTCTCCCTGGAGAGCCAGACACTCTGGACCCAAaacctctgcagcagcagcagcctgcggGAAGTCTCTGATGCCACCAGGCAGTGGATGGGCACCCTCTGCCACAGCCCGCTGGCCCAAGGGGCTGGGCTGAATACCTCTCTGCGCCAGAGCATGGAAGTACCAGCTTGTGGTGCTAGGGCCTGGAGCCCTCAAGCGCTGCACAACACCAGCTTCCTAGCTCAGTGTGGAGACGCCCACCTGCAGAGCTTCCAGGAGCTTGTGTGCAGCAATGAGTCCCTACTGGAAGCCCTGCAGCTGGCCCACCCCTGGGTGCTGGTTCACTGCTTGGCTGTTGAGCAGGACAGGAGCTGCTCCCTCCCGTGGCTCCCAGGGGTGCTGCCATTGCCCCCACAGCTCTGCCAGGATGCGCCGGCCTTCCTGATGGCACTGGTATCCCAGTTAGCCCGGTGCAAAGAGCCCTCCCACTCCTCTTCCCAGTGGGCTCCCAGTGCCGGCTACCTGCTGCGGCTGCTGGACTTCCTGCTGGCTTCTCCTGCCCTTGGCGAAGTGGGGCAAGAGGGAGCCAGGCAGCAGCTGGGCCAGGCTCTCCTGCTCTCCAGCCTCCTGGGCAACAGCTCCTTTGGGACTTCTCTCCAAGCCAACTTCTCCCTGAGCATCCTGGAGGATGTGAGCCAGTTCCTGCAAGAAGGCGAGCTGGATCCGGCCACCAAAGAAGACCTGCTTAACTGCTTTGGG CCTTTGCTCTGGAATCtcctggagagggaggagaacatCTCAGCCCTGGAGTTCTTCATACAG GAATACCTGCAGATGCCCCATAAGGTTGTCCAGAGGCTGCTGTGGTCAGTGGAAGGTGAGACCACCCAGAGGTTCCTGGCCCTGCTGCACCGCTCTTGGGATCACCTGCAGATGAAG GTACCTCTGTGGGATGAGCGGGCAGTGGAGTCACTGGCTGCCCAGCTCCTGAGCAAGTTCCCTCAGCTGACCCCACAACTCTTCCTCCACCTCTCTCACTTTGTCCCTTTCATGGCTGCCTCGGACATCCTGCGCTTGCCATCCGCCCTGCTGGCCAACGATAGCGT CTTGGCCATCATTAGCAGCCAAAGTGCCCGGATGACGCTGGCACAAAAGCGAGCCCTAGTGCAGCGCCTCCTGCAGGCCGAGCACCTCCTGGGTGAAGTCCCTTCCTGGCCCCCGGAGTTCCTTCACAGCCTCCAGCCTCTCCTTCCTCACCTTCCGCTTGGCCATTTCCTTCAGCTAACACAGCAGCAG ATCCAGAGCTTGGTGAATGGCTGGCAGGAGGCTGAGCTGGGCCTGGCTCAAGGGCGCCATGTAGCACGCAGTTTGCTCAACAGGAGCCACGAGAGCACCGAGGAGCAGGTGGGCAG GCTCGGGGCTCTCACCTGCTTCCTCAGCATTGGGGACTTGCGTCTGATCTCCCCCTTGCAAGATCCGTGGGGGCCGATCGAGAAGCACCTCCTGGAGTGTGTGGCCAGAGGGGTGGTGGACCCTCATGGGCAG ctgGCCCATGCCCTGGCAGAGCTCCTGCCTTCCTCGGTGGGCTCCCACGAGCTGCAATCCTGGCGGGGTCTTGTGCCAGCCATGGGGGTGGAGTTCCTGCGGGGCCTGTCAGAGTCTCAGGTAGGGGCTATCCTCCCAGAGCTGCAAGCAGCACAGCTTAGCCGTGCCCAG GCTCTCCTGCTGCTCTCGCAGGCACTGCGGATGGAGAATGTGAGTATCACCCAGAAG GTGACGCTGAGTGGGGCTGAGCCTCTCTGCTCCCTCCTCGCTGGCCTGGGTCCCCAATCTCTGGAGGTGGCGGTGGCGGCTGTCTTGGCCAGAGGCTGTGCATGTGTGGGCCCCACTCTGCCCCATCTCTCAGGAGCTCAAAAGGCAGGTCTGCTTCAAGCTCTGCAG AGGCATGGCCCAGAGTCCCCTGTCCTCAGTGCCCACCTGGACTGCCTCCTGCCTGCTGTCCCTCTCAAGCTCCTGCAGGTGGACACCCAGGCCCTGCTGGGGAGGAGCAGCTGGCACCGGAAGGCACCTTGGTCCCCACAGCAG GCCCAGTTCCTTTGGCAGAGCATTGAAGCCAGTGCCAACATGACGGGGGACCTGATCTG GGCACTGGGACACCTGGCTATGGGGCTATCCTGCACCTCTCTGCAGACCTTTGAAGCTGGGGCAGATTTTCTGGCTGTTCTGGAAGCTCTCTACAGCCAAGACCTCCACCTGCCCTGGAGCCTG AAAGGATGCATCTGGGAGGAGATCCAGAGGAGACCCAGCCTATCTACTACAGAGTTGCTGGGGCTGGGACCCCAGTTCCTCATGGACTTGCC GACTCACCTGCTGGACAAGCTTCCTGGCAAGTCCTTCCTGCTGATCTTGGACTATGTAAGGAGCCACCCACGCAACCTGCTGGTCTTGCCACCCCCTCGACGGGCCGCCCTCGCCCGGCACAGTTTGCAGGCACTACTG CAAAGGTCCCAAGGGGAGGCAGACATCTCAGTGGAGATATTGACCTTGCTTGGCCCTTTGGTGGGCTTCCTGGAGCTCGACAACCTGGTCCATGCCAATCCTGCAAATCTGCTCCAGCACCTGGATGAGCTCCGGGAGACCTGCCTCGATAATGGAGTTGCGGAAGTGGTTGGGCAACTGCTGATGGCAGATGGTGCTTTGGG GGACCCAGTGCACTGGAGCCAGGTGGAGCTGGAGCAGCTGGGGCATTTGGTGTTCAGGCTCCCTCCGGAGAGTATCCAGCAAATCCCCCAG GCGGTGTTGAGCAAGGACCTTGTGGAGCAGCTGTTGCAGAGCCAGAAGCTGTGGGAGGAGAGTGAGCAGGGCCGGCTGTGTGACCCTCAAGGGCCAGGTGGGGGGTTGCAGGCCCAGAAAGAGGCCCTG CTCATTGcccatccccacccctgctggACTCTCTGTGCAGAACCTGTGCCCAGCTGCTCCGACATCCGGGCCTCTTTCCCCTCGGCCTGGAGCGCCACCCAGATCAGCGCGATGGAGCTGGACCAGTTCCATGACTGCCTGAGCCTCATCAGTCAGGACCTCGCCCTCCGTCCATATCAGCGCCAGGCTGCTCTCAGCAAAGCCAAACAG GTTCTGGGGCCGACCTGGGCAATGGGCGCAGTGGAGATGCTGCAGTTGGGCTTCCTGGCCCTCCAGTTGAGCGAGGAGGAGCTACAGGAGCTGGAGATTCCTGACTGGGGAGCCTTGTCAGTGCTGGGGGCCCTGGAAGGCTGGACAGAGAGGCAG ATGCAAGCTGTGGTTGGCAGCCTCCTTGCAAAGCAGCACAAGGTGAGCGCGGAAAATCTGGCACTGCTGGACTTGGTTTCTCTCGGGCACCTCCTTTGTGGGCTGCAGGTGGCGGAGATCAGGCAGCTCAACAGCCAGGAATTCAG CAAAGCGGCCTCCTTCCTGGGGTTGCTCCATCTCAGCTGCTCTGAGGAGAAACTGGATGCCCTGGCCTGGCTCCTGGTCACCCCCTCTGCCTTTGGGCCTGTCGCCATGTGGGGCCCAGGGATTTTCACAGAGATTGGGACGCTGGCAG cGGGGCTGCCAG